One Flavobacteriales bacterium DNA window includes the following coding sequences:
- a CDS encoding radical SAM protein — protein MSDFNHFESVYWVFTQLCNDECAHCYNMSGPRGARISLDDCLAIVDNLPEKMDRLILSGGEPLAERDKLYAILDKVRERYGDAVQVMLQTNGDLLNAERLQILIEKGVSRFDIASIDRYHKHKGERLGEIAKLFEAAGVRSDKDPLIGKDDHVRHELTWGYWGATEDMWLGGNWARGRAMLTDTWKRDPNHNPCGVLSGAIGFLGGKEVPMEVSIQLWAINPCCPGTKDAMGDARTEKVSEVVERVSQSAVFQQLNEGNPWAMGEAIGVTEEHARTRTEALENVCLWCDEFFDKHFDMRTLAARQDAIL, from the coding sequence ATGTCTGACTTCAACCATTTCGAAAGCGTTTATTGGGTCTTCACGCAACTCTGCAACGACGAATGTGCCCACTGCTATAACATGAGTGGCCCTCGCGGGGCTCGAATCTCGCTGGACGATTGCCTGGCCATCGTCGACAATTTGCCCGAAAAAATGGATCGGCTGATCTTGTCGGGCGGCGAACCGCTGGCCGAACGTGATAAGCTTTACGCCATATTGGATAAGGTTCGCGAACGATACGGCGATGCCGTTCAAGTAATGCTCCAAACTAATGGCGATTTATTGAATGCAGAGCGGTTGCAGATATTGATCGAAAAGGGAGTATCGCGGTTCGATATCGCCAGCATAGACCGCTATCACAAACATAAGGGTGAGCGACTTGGTGAGATCGCCAAGTTATTTGAAGCTGCCGGTGTTCGGAGCGACAAGGATCCGTTGATCGGGAAAGACGACCATGTGCGGCACGAGCTCACCTGGGGCTATTGGGGGGCTACGGAAGATATGTGGCTCGGGGGCAATTGGGCACGGGGGCGCGCCATGCTTACCGACACTTGGAAGCGAGACCCGAACCATAACCCTTGCGGAGTGCTGAGTGGCGCTATAGGCTTTTTAGGCGGTAAAGAAGTGCCAATGGAAGTGAGCATACAGCTATGGGCCATAAACCCCTGTTGTCCGGGCACCAAAGACGCCATGGGCGATGCCCGTACGGAAAAGGTCAGTGAAGTGGTTGAACGGGTAAGCCAGTCGGCCGTGTTTCAGCAGCTCAACGAAGGGAATCCGTGGGCCATGGGTGAGGCCATTGGGGTAACCGAAGAGCATGCCCGGACGCGAACTGAAGCGCTGGAGAACGTGTGTTTGTGGTGCGATGAATTCTTCGATAAGCATTTCGATATGCGCACATTAGCTGCCAGGCAAGACGCAATTTTGTGA